The Arabidopsis thaliana chromosome 5, partial sequence genomic interval AAGTAGACCAAACTGATAGTGAGAGTTTACTTCagatttctcttcttcgtctttgtTGAATCCTCTATAAAGCTTAGCTTTCTACTTGTCAATCTATTTTTTCGTGCCTACTAAGCCAAGTTACGTATTTAGGTTATTTCCAAAGTAACTCAGGTTAGTTCTTGCTGTTGCTTTGCTTCGATGAATAATCTCACAGAAAGACGAAGGGTCATCATGGAGCAGAACGAGAAAACAAGTCTGGTCGATAGAGTATTTTCTTGGTCTATCAAAGATATTCTCAATAAAGATTTCTACAAACAAAaggttttgttctcttctaactcttttctttaatatctatcttattattttgatatttagaGATTAGcgtttctatattttgtaacAGTTGAAGACAGTACCGGACAAGTTTAGATCCGTTGATGAATATTATCAATGTTTTGTTCCTCACCTACTCATTGAAGCACATACCGAGTTGTTCTCAAGCCTCAAATCTGTATCGAAATCTCCTTTTGTTCAAATACGTTCTATGGAGACAAAGACGAAGCAATCAAGTGGAAGCTCATCAAACAAGTTGTTCTATGATATAACATTAAAAGCCACAGAGAGTTTAAGTGCCAAGTACCAGCCAAAATGTGGAGATCTAATTGCTTTGACAATGGATAAGCCAAGACGGATCAATGACTTGAACCCTTTACTTCTTGCCTATGTATTCTCTTCGGATGGTGATCTTAAAATCTCTGTTCATTTGTCTAGATCGATATCACCTCTTGAGAACTATAGCTTCGGTGTTTTCCTAATGACTTTAACAACAAACACTCGAATTTGGAATGCTTTGCACAACGAAGCTGCCATATCGACTCTAACCAAGAGTGTGCTTCAGGCTAATACTGTGGTAAGTGTTTAGAAAAAACTTTCTTTGGCATTTTTGCATATCTGATGACTATCTGAATCtgtttttacaaatattttgcatATGATGGATAcgttgttcttgatttctctgATGCATAATGGTTGactaatattttatgttacaaacttacaattgactatatatatttatttttcttgtgttcTAGGGTTTAGaacaatgtttttgttttggtaatgattgagttatattttatgttacaattgagtaatttttgttttgctaattgTGTTCCAGGATTTAGAacagtgtttttgttttggcaatGATTTGAGTTATATTTTATGCTAcaatttagtaaattttgttttgcttgtgTTCCAGGGTTTAGAACAATGTTTTTGATCTGGTAATgtttttagtaatattttatgttacatgagtaaattttgttttgcttgtgTTACAGGGTACAGAACAATGTTTTTGTTCTGAAAATGATGGGAGATCTGACCTTGTTTTTGGATATAATCCGGTCAACGAAATTGAACTCTTCCCAAGAGGATGCAATCTTGGGCTGCCTTGAGACAAGAAACTGTACCCATAAGAACAGTGTGAAACTGATATGGGGACCTCCTGGAACAGGCAAAACAAAGACGGTCGCGACTCTTCTCTTTGCCCTTCTCAAACTAAGGTGCAAGACAGTTGTGTGTGCTCCTACAAACACAGCTATTGTACAAGTTGCATCGAGGCTCTTATCCTTATTTAAGGAAAATTCGACATCGGAAAATGCTACTTACAGGCTAGGGAATATCATTTTATCAGGAAACCGGGACAGAATGGGGATTCACAAGAACGATCATGTTCTTCTCGATGTGTTTCTTGATGAGCGTATTGGTAAGCTTGGTAAACtgttttcaccattttctGGATGGATGCAGAGATTAGAGTCACTGATACAGTTTCTTGAAAACCCGGAGGGTAAGTATGAGAGACATGTCTACGAGTtagaagaagttgaaagaatggaggaagaagctgAAAGGCAAGAAGTTGTTGTTAACATTCCTACGATTGGAGAATTCGTAAAGAAGAATTTCAATAGCTTAAGTGAAGAAGTGGAGACATGCATCGTTGATTTGTTCACACATCTTCCCAAGGTTTACCTTCCATATGATGATGTGAAGATAATGATTGCTTCTCGTCAATCTCTTCAGCGTATCAGATATTTCTTGCGGGAGAATTCTTCTAGGGTTGATTTCGAGGAAGGAAATTTCAGATTTGATTGCTTCAAAAGACTCAGTGTTGATTGCCTCAAGGCTCTACGCTTACTTCCAAAACGTTTTGAGATTCCAGACATGTTAGAAAACGAAGATATTAGGAAATTTTGTCTTCAAAACGCGGATATTATCCTCTGCAC includes:
- a CDS encoding P-loop containing nucleoside triphosphate hydrolases superfamily protein (P-loop containing nucleoside triphosphate hydrolases superfamily protein; FUNCTIONS IN: hydrolase activity, DNA binding, ATP binding; INVOLVED IN: biological_process unknown; LOCATED IN: cellular_component unknown; CONTAINS InterPro DOMAIN/s: Restriction endonuclease, type I, R subunit/Type III, Res subunit (InterPro:IPR006935); BEST Arabidopsis thaliana protein match is: P-loop containing nucleoside triphosphate hydrolases superfamily protein (TAIR:AT5G52090.1); Has 30201 Blast hits to 17322 proteins in 780 species: Archae - 12; Bacteria - 1396; Metazoa - 17338; Fungi - 3422; Plants - 5037; Viruses - 0; Other Eukaryotes - 2996 (source: NCBI BLink).), encoding MEQNEKTSLVDRVFSWSIKDILNKDFYKQKTVPDKFRSVDEYYQCFVPHLLIEAHTELFSSLKSVSKSPFVQIRSMETKTKQSSGSSSNKLFYDITLKATESLSAKYQPKCGDLIALTMDKPRRINDLNPLLLAYVFSSDGDLKISVHLSRSISPLENYSFGVFLMTLTTNTRIWNALHNEAAISTLTKSVLQANTVNNVFVLKMMGDLTLFLDIIRSTKLNSSQEDAILGCLETRNCTHKNSVKLIWGPPGTGKTKTVATLLFALLKLRCKTVVCAPTNTAIVQVASRLLSLFKENSTSENATYRLGNIILSGNRDRMGIHKNDHVLLDVFLDERIGKLGKLFSPFSGWMQRLESLIQFLENPEGKYERHVYELEEVERMEEEAERQEVVVNIPTIGEFVKKNFNSLSEEVETCIVDLFTHLPKVYLPYDDVKIMIASRQSLQRIRYFLRENSSRVDFEEGNFRFDCFKRLSVDCLKALRLLPKRFEIPDMLENEDIRKFCLQNADIILCTASGAAEMNVERTGNVELLVVDEAAQLKECESVAALQLPGLRHAILIGDEFQLPAMVHNEMCEKAKFGRSLFERLVLLGHNKHLLDVQYRMHPSISRFPNKEFYGGRIKDAENVKESIYQKRFLQGNMFGSFSFINVGRGKEEFGDGHSPKNMVEVAVVSEIISNLFKVSCERRMKVSVGVVSPYKGQMRAIQEKIGDKYSSLSGQQFALNVRSVDGFQGGEEDIIIISTVRSNSNGKVGFLNNRQRANVALTRARHCLWVIGNETTLALSGSIWATLISESRTRGCFYDATDEMNLRNAMNEALLEDVSSSLGSLSIRNGHGRRNVW